The following proteins are encoded in a genomic region of Flexivirga oryzae:
- a CDS encoding CoA transferase: MTIRPQGAAPAASANTVPDRHGPLSGLRVVEISSYVATPLCGMTLHQLGADVIRIEPLGGAPDRTRLPRSAQGASLYWNGLNQGKRALAVDMSRSQGRELVRDLICGTGSSVDDPGGAIALANSERYHDLTYDGLVERRPDLVYALLSGRRDGGSAVDYTVQASTGFPTLTGPKDSVVPSNGVIPAWDIAAGLYLATGILAGVHGRRETGRGRHLTIALEDVALSLAGALGYIAESQLSGVQRGPSGNDVFGTFGRDFITADGVRFMVVVLTDRHWHRLLDGMGLVDAMTAVEKAVGADFSEEAERYRCRQVIGALLGDWFERHSWSEAQVVLSTSRALHAPYRSFDDLAADGAALLRANPLFAELEQPGVGRYLAPGGPLRIDDRQVPPAPAPRVGEHSDEVLAGLGLDPDRLAALHRDGVIG; this comes from the coding sequence ATGACCATCCGACCTCAGGGAGCTGCGCCGGCGGCCTCAGCGAACACCGTTCCGGATCGACACGGACCGCTCAGCGGCCTGCGGGTCGTGGAGATCTCCAGCTATGTTGCGACACCCCTGTGCGGCATGACCCTGCATCAACTCGGGGCCGACGTCATTCGGATCGAGCCGTTGGGTGGCGCGCCCGACCGCACGCGGCTGCCCCGCTCCGCTCAAGGCGCCAGCCTCTACTGGAACGGGCTGAACCAGGGCAAGCGGGCGTTGGCCGTCGACATGAGCCGGTCGCAGGGCCGTGAGCTGGTGCGCGACCTGATCTGTGGCACCGGAAGCTCTGTCGACGACCCTGGCGGCGCCATCGCGCTGGCGAACTCCGAGCGCTACCACGACCTCACTTACGACGGGCTCGTCGAACGCCGCCCGGATCTGGTCTACGCGTTGTTGAGCGGGCGCCGTGACGGTGGCTCGGCCGTCGACTACACCGTGCAGGCGAGCACCGGATTCCCCACGCTGACCGGACCCAAGGACTCGGTGGTGCCGAGTAACGGGGTCATTCCGGCGTGGGACATCGCTGCTGGGCTCTACCTCGCGACCGGCATCTTGGCCGGCGTGCACGGCCGCCGCGAGACGGGACGTGGCCGGCATCTCACGATCGCCTTGGAGGACGTCGCGCTCTCCTTGGCCGGTGCGCTGGGATACATCGCGGAGTCCCAGCTGAGCGGGGTCCAGCGCGGCCCCTCGGGCAACGACGTCTTCGGCACCTTCGGTCGGGACTTCATCACCGCCGACGGCGTGCGCTTCATGGTGGTCGTGCTCACCGACCGGCATTGGCACCGGCTGCTCGACGGGATGGGACTCGTCGATGCGATGACTGCCGTGGAGAAGGCGGTCGGCGCGGACTTCAGCGAGGAGGCGGAACGCTACCGCTGCCGACAGGTCATCGGCGCGCTGCTCGGGGACTGGTTCGAACGGCACTCCTGGAGCGAGGCTCAGGTGGTGCTGTCTACCTCTCGTGCCCTGCATGCGCCCTACCGGAGCTTCGACGACCTGGCCGCGGACGGCGCCGCGTTGCTGCGTGCGAACCCGCTCTTCGCCGAGCTGGAGCAGCCGGGCGTCGGCCGTTACCTCGCGCCCGGCGGGCCCCTGCGCATCGATGATCGGCAGGTGCCACCCGCGCCCGCGCCGCGCGTCGGCGAGCACTCCGACGAGGTGCTCGCCGGTCTGGGCCTCGACCCCGATCGACTCGCCGCACTGCATCGCGACGGGGTGATCGGTTGA
- a CDS encoding short-chain fatty acid transporter — protein sequence MERLQNFFTDIMRKYMPDPLVLVIGLTFLTAVLAMVFEGTGPHQIVTAWGDGFWNLLEFAMQMALVLVLGYVLAKTSAVDRLLELIASKVDSPRAAIVIATLVGGIASYLNWGFGLVIGGVIAKKLASRVSGVHYPLIIASAYSAFTLYGLGLSASIPVVVSTPGHPLEKEMGVLPLAKTIFSWQMLTLAVVVLIVLMVLMPMMHPRDPRKIVPIAEEQRDDRPTGVPRPQGRLEVAERLNHSRLAGYAIGALGVAYLVMYFVDGGNLNINTVNFTLLFVGILLCGTPATYVDKLRDGITTVSGVVLQYPFYAGIMAIMAVSGLVGSIASGLTSVASADTLPVVNLLASWVINFFAPSAGGHWVLQGPFAIEAAHQLGSPVPVNTMAVMLGNAWNDIIQPLWLIPALALSRLRLKDIMGYLVIAMIVVGVLYAAGLFLWSMGS from the coding sequence ATGGAACGTCTGCAGAACTTCTTCACCGACATCATGCGGAAGTACATGCCTGACCCGCTGGTGCTCGTGATCGGCCTGACCTTCCTGACAGCCGTGCTGGCGATGGTCTTCGAAGGCACTGGGCCGCATCAGATCGTCACAGCCTGGGGTGACGGCTTCTGGAACCTGCTCGAGTTCGCCATGCAGATGGCCCTCGTCCTCGTCCTGGGCTATGTGCTGGCCAAGACGAGCGCGGTCGATCGGCTGCTGGAGCTGATCGCGTCGAAGGTTGACTCGCCGCGGGCGGCGATCGTCATCGCCACCCTCGTCGGCGGTATCGCCAGCTACCTCAACTGGGGCTTCGGTCTGGTCATCGGCGGGGTCATCGCCAAGAAGCTGGCAAGCCGGGTCAGCGGCGTTCACTATCCGCTCATCATCGCCTCGGCGTACAGCGCCTTCACGCTCTACGGACTCGGGCTGTCGGCCTCGATCCCGGTCGTCGTCTCCACGCCGGGTCATCCGCTCGAGAAGGAGATGGGCGTCCTGCCGCTGGCGAAGACCATCTTCTCCTGGCAGATGCTGACGCTGGCCGTCGTCGTTCTGATCGTGCTGATGGTCCTGATGCCGATGATGCACCCGCGCGACCCGCGCAAGATCGTCCCGATCGCCGAGGAGCAGCGCGACGACCGGCCGACCGGTGTGCCGCGTCCTCAGGGCCGGCTCGAGGTCGCCGAGCGACTCAACCACAGCCGGCTGGCGGGCTATGCGATCGGCGCGCTCGGGGTCGCCTACCTGGTCATGTACTTCGTCGACGGCGGCAATCTCAACATCAATACGGTCAACTTCACCCTGCTCTTCGTGGGCATCCTGCTGTGCGGGACGCCGGCGACGTACGTGGACAAGCTCCGCGATGGGATCACGACGGTGTCCGGAGTCGTGCTGCAATACCCGTTCTACGCGGGGATCATGGCGATCATGGCGGTCTCCGGCCTGGTCGGCTCGATCGCCAGCGGGCTGACCTCGGTCGCCAGCGCCGACACCCTGCCGGTCGTCAATCTGCTGGCCTCGTGGGTGATCAACTTCTTCGCGCCTTCCGCGGGAGGGCACTGGGTGCTGCAGGGGCCCTTCGCGATCGAGGCCGCGCACCAGCTGGGCAGCCCCGTGCCGGTGAACACGATGGCCGTCATGCTCGGCAACGCCTGGAACGACATCATCCAGCCGTTGTGGCTGATCCCCGCACTGGCACTGTCCAGGCTGCGGCTGAAGGACATCATGGGCTACCTGGTCATCGCGATGATCGTGGTCGGGGTCCTCTACGCCGCAGGCCTGTTCCTGTGGAGCATGGGGAGCTGA
- a CDS encoding MaoC/PaaZ C-terminal domain-containing protein, translated as MSLYFEDLEVGQRYVSLARTVTETDLTVFSMMSGDWNPIHSDVEFARRTPSGQRLVHGVFGIALVTGLMDRAGWFADSAVAMLSIDDWRFVKRLLIGDTLHCEMEISSLRLTSSGTTGVVGRTFRLINQDDDVVQEGRCPALIRLRAA; from the coding sequence GTGAGCCTGTACTTCGAGGACCTCGAGGTGGGTCAGCGCTACGTCTCGCTGGCCCGCACGGTCACCGAGACCGACCTCACCGTCTTCTCGATGATGTCGGGTGACTGGAACCCGATTCACTCGGACGTCGAGTTCGCCCGCCGCACGCCTTCGGGCCAGCGCCTCGTCCATGGCGTGTTCGGCATCGCCCTCGTCACCGGCCTCATGGACCGTGCCGGCTGGTTCGCCGACTCGGCGGTCGCGATGCTCAGCATCGACGACTGGCGGTTCGTCAAGCGGTTGCTCATCGGGGACACGTTGCACTGCGAGATGGAGATCAGCTCGCTGCGGCTCACCTCCTCCGGGACCACCGGCGTGGTCGGACGCACCTTCCGGCTCATCAACCAGGACGACGACGTCGTCCAGGAGGGCCGTTGTCCGGCCCTCATCCGTCTTCGCGCGGCCTGA
- a CDS encoding alcohol dehydrogenase catalytic domain-containing protein: MSTMIAHRITGFGGPEVLAEHRVDVPQVGPGQLLVKVAYCGVCRHDLLTRAGAFPRALVPVTLGHQVSGWVAATGPDVRDFAVGDRVMTMIFTGCGRCRRCAAGEEALCEEQTPQFLGEDRDGGYAEYVVVEARTSLTVPATMPLAEAAIMTCTLGTAYHAVVGRGGVQAGDLVVVTGASGGVGVHAIEVLAMLGARAVGVVSSGASVGPVRQAGAVDVIVSPDRRFSGELRRRYGQADVVLDVVGEPTLNESCHAVRPGGRVVVIGNVNGRHARIPPAYLILKEIALVGTKSCSIAEMNEVLSLVAGGSLRARVDTVVPLAQCRAVHERMEAGENLGRIVLEVAGEQR, translated from the coding sequence ATGAGCACCATGATCGCCCACCGGATCACCGGCTTCGGGGGGCCCGAGGTCCTCGCCGAGCACCGGGTCGACGTCCCGCAGGTGGGGCCGGGCCAGCTGCTCGTGAAGGTCGCCTACTGCGGTGTGTGCCGTCACGACCTGCTCACCCGGGCCGGAGCGTTCCCCCGTGCCCTGGTGCCGGTCACGCTGGGTCACCAGGTGAGTGGCTGGGTCGCGGCCACGGGGCCCGACGTCCGTGACTTCGCGGTCGGAGATCGCGTGATGACGATGATCTTCACCGGATGTGGTCGCTGCCGCCGCTGTGCGGCGGGCGAGGAGGCCCTGTGCGAGGAGCAGACGCCCCAGTTCCTCGGCGAGGACCGCGACGGCGGCTATGCCGAGTACGTCGTCGTCGAGGCGCGCACGAGCCTGACGGTGCCCGCGACGATGCCGTTGGCCGAGGCCGCGATCATGACCTGCACCCTGGGGACCGCCTACCACGCGGTCGTCGGGCGTGGCGGCGTCCAGGCCGGCGACCTGGTCGTGGTCACGGGGGCCAGCGGAGGAGTCGGGGTCCACGCGATCGAGGTGCTCGCCATGCTCGGCGCCCGCGCCGTGGGCGTGGTGTCGAGCGGGGCCTCGGTCGGGCCGGTGCGTCAGGCGGGCGCCGTCGACGTGATCGTCTCTCCCGACCGACGGTTCTCCGGCGAGCTGCGCCGTCGGTACGGGCAGGCCGACGTCGTCCTCGACGTCGTCGGCGAGCCCACGCTCAACGAGTCGTGTCACGCCGTGCGCCCGGGCGGGCGGGTCGTGGTCATCGGGAACGTCAATGGTAGGCACGCGCGCATTCCTCCGGCGTACCTGATCCTCAAGGAGATCGCGTTGGTGGGCACCAAGTCCTGCAGCATCGCCGAGATGAACGAGGTGCTGAGCCTGGTTGCCGGGGGCTCGTTGCGCGCCCGCGTCGACACCGTCGTGCCGCTGGCGCAGTGCCGCGCGGTCCATGAGCGGATGGAGGCCGGCGAGAACCTCGGCCGCATCGTGCTCGAGGTGGCGGGGGAGCAGCGGTGA
- a CDS encoding AMP-binding enzyme codes for MSPREIEAYLEEQDGVDGAQVVGVDVGTDTVPAAFLTARPGAEIDVDAVLASARRDLARFKVPRLVEVLDEFPITRGTNGVKIQRTSLRERARLAWETRRATETAR; via the coding sequence GTGAGCCCACGCGAGATCGAGGCCTATCTCGAGGAGCAGGACGGCGTCGACGGGGCCCAGGTCGTCGGTGTCGACGTGGGCACGGACACCGTGCCGGCAGCCTTCCTGACCGCGCGACCGGGCGCCGAGATCGACGTCGACGCCGTGCTGGCGTCGGCCCGCCGAGACCTCGCCCGGTTCAAGGTGCCGAGGCTGGTGGAGGTGCTCGACGAGTTCCCGATCACCCGAGGCACCAACGGCGTCAAGATCCAACGTACGTCGCTGCGTGAGCGCGCGCGGCTCGCCTGGGAGACCCGCCGTGCGACGGAGACGGCCCGATGA